Genomic segment of Sarcophilus harrisii chromosome 4, mSarHar1.11, whole genome shotgun sequence:
ttgtaGACTTGCATGTTCCTCTCAGGTAGAAAGGACAGCAACTCCTGGAAGGTGAGAAATGCTACTTTTGGGGAACTCCAGATGCACAGGAGATAGGGGATACCCAGCCATTATTCCTAGGCACAGCTGGGGAAGGGCTCCCCAATGTTATCTTTtgtcctcctccctcctcctgctTCCAATTTGCAAGCTGTCTGGAGTctgaagacccgagttcaaattcaactgcAGATTTACTGGCTGTGAAACCCCCCTCAAGTCACTTGTAACTCATTTGCCTCTTGtgttctcaactgtaaaatgggagtaacacccagggttgttgtgaagaccaagaGAGTTATTGTCCCACGGACCATACAACGTCTTCTATTGGTAGCACTGGGGGAAAATATGAAGGTGTGACCCCTCTAATCCAACATCCTAATGCCAGACTCTCCTTTAGGGAAGTAGTCGGACCCAAGGATCAAGGCAAGTCCCTGAAATGGGATTAATGTGGACACCAGCCTTGAAACAAAGGGTAGCTGGCTAAGGCCCCATCCCTCCGTCCAGTTAAGATCCTTGTGTGTCACAAGACTaagatggaaatgttttgcatggctaCACATGaataacccatatcaaattgcttccaTTCTCGAAGATGGGGACAACAGGGGTGGGAGAGGGATttaggaattcaaaatttaaaaaaatgaattctaaaattgTTTCATGTgattgggagaaaaagaaaaaagaaacttgagtCTGGCTTAAATTTGGTTCCCAGAAGCTGGGGATGGCAATCCTGCCCATCCTCCACTCAAATAAGGGATTAAGATGGGGTAAATCCATGGGGTCACTCTTCCATAGCCAGGAGTGGCCAAAGAAGAAACTGAGCAGCTGTAGCTGAGGACCCCAGGCCCCATATTAGTGATTCTTTCCTCCAAATTTGGTTAACCCAAGTTGTTTGAACACACAGGCAGCTTTTTCTCTTTGATTGATAACTATTATGTCATCTCAGATGGTCTTGGGGTAGAGAGATGCTGGAGATGACTGGATGGCCCGGTGGGtagaacaccaggcctggagtcaggaacactcatcttcatgagttcaaatccagcctcagacacttcctagctgtgtgaccctgagcaagtcattttagcctgtctgcctcagtttcctcatctgtaaaatgagctggaaaagaaatagcaaaccgcTTCACTGTCTCTGccgagaaaaccctaaatggggtcacaaatagcTGGACATGACTACGCAACCACAATAAGAGAGGTATCTGAGGGTTCAATGGAGAGGGGAGACTAAGCTAGAAAAATACGGATCTAGAAcaatagattaataaaaattgttgTTGGCAGGTTTTGCCCCAAATCCAGAGCTCAGTATCagtggttttctttccttttccctggcAGATCAAATAACTTTCTTCCTCATCCCCGAGATAATTCCTGGCACTGGCCCTAAAGCACCCAGAATTCTCTGCCCCTCCTGTCCTTACTCCCTCCCCCCACCATGactaactcagtgtgattgagcAGATCCCTTCCCCCAGCTCAGCCATGGAAGGGGAGAACTGGGGAGGTTCCTTTTAACTCCTGATTGgactgagctccttgagagctggGGTGGATTATTTGCTTCTCTCTGTATCCCCAACAAGCACCTGGCCtggtgcctggcatacagtaggagAATAATAAATGCAGGTCAATTGATTAAAACTgagcctagttttttttttttttttgggggggggggaatggcaAGCCAAGTGAGGTCATGATTATTACATTCCAAGAAAAGAAGGTAGATGGGGACCCCACGTGAGCGAGAATAATTGGAGTCGTCCAGAAACTGGGCTGCTGCAGGGAGACCACGCGTGCAGGTGGGGCACAGGTGACTTTGGTCTCCTGGCCAAGAAGGCTCCAGAGAGGATTTCTGCctcagtgggggagggggagaaaggggacaATGTGTCTGCGGTCAAGGCCCCTGCCAATGCCCAGACACCCTCCCTTGGCTTCCCCTTATCCAAATAAGGTTCTCAGATCCTATAACTTCCCTATTTTGGTAacgagaaactgaggcaggcggtATTTTCAGTGCTGTTTGGAAGTCTGTGGCAGGGCTGCCCACCCGTTGGTGCCCAAGCACACAGCACAGCCCGTCCCCCACACCCTGCCCATGGACACACATGTGCCTACGTGCCCAGGGCTCCTTCCCCAGCGGGAGCACAGAGGGCAGCCCGGCCTCCATCCGCCTCTCAGCCCCTACCCTCAGTTTGGGCTTCAGTGGCACTCCGGGCCCCCCAGCTCGGTATGGTCCCGTGAGCCCCTGCTGCCACTGCCCAGGGCCACCGAGGGCCAGATGGGCGAGGGCCAATGTGGTCAGCGCGAGACAAAGAGGCACAGAGCGGCTGGAGTCAGGGAGGCCGTGAGGCGTGTATTGATTCCAGCTCCCGCCTGGAGCGAAAGCTCAGACACGTCAGGCCCTAAAAAGGCTCGTTGAAGGGGTACAGAGGATGTCCTGCGTCTCTCGGGACCCGCTTCTCACCCATCTGGAAAGACAGAGAAGGACGCCCATCTCAGAGGAGGGGTCATCGGccctgcaccccccccccccacagcccCCAGCTAATGCTCACCGTTATCATGGGCACAATGTACCGCCAGTTCTTGTTCAGAGCCCCCATCTGCTTCATCTCCTCCGGGGTCAGGGCGAAGTCGAAAACCTAGCCGGGAGAGTCAGAGGCCTGAGTCTAGGCCCCGTCCGCAGGTTCCCCCTCCTCGGCCCCCCGTCCAGAGCCCGCTTCCTCACCTGGATGTTCTGGAGGATCCGGGAAGGAGTGATGCTCTTGGGGATACAGATCACCTTCCGCTGGACTTGCCACCTGTGCAGGGAGAGGGACCGGGGGAGGTCAGgaccctcccccttccccagtgCCAGCTCCTAATGCAGCTTATGGCAATCTCCACTCAGAGGAACCCCGAGGGGAAAACGAGGGCCCCGTGAGACAATGCACCCCTAATAGCAACAACAAGCAGTCATGTCGTGCTTTTACCTTTTGCAAAGCATTcactatatttcatttttatccttgtttAAAGCCCTGGGAGGTCAAAGACatgactattcccattttacagatgaggcaactagGGCAGAAGGGAAATGACtcgcccaggatcacagaacATATCTAATTTGAGGTGAGACTTGAACTCGGGGCTTCCTGGTTCCCGACATCTCGGAGTCTCACTCATCTGAGGTGTGACGTGTCCAGAGTGGGACACCCCCAAACCCTCCTCTTCTTCGTTTCCTTTCTGGGGAGAGGGCTTCCTCAGTCACCCCTTCACGTCCAGGCCGCAGCCTTCTCTCCCAATGCTGCCATAAGCCTCGGTGCTCCCCGCCCTCTGGGTACAGACCCTCCTCACCTCATGCCTGGACTACTGCCCCCCACCAGGGGAGCTGCCGCCTCGAGGCCCCCCCACTCCATCTGCCACCTCCCCGAGCTGTACAGCCTGACCATGCCAGCCCTGGAGGCCCCGTCTCACCTCCTGACTAGAGATCCTGCCATGAGCTGGCCCTCCCATTCCAGGCTCCCACCCCCGCCCAGGGACACCGGCCTTCTGGCCGTTCCTCCCCCAAGAGCCTCCACCTCTGGCCTCCGGGCATTTTCTCTGGCCTTGCCCCATGCCGAGAATGCCCTCCCTCTCGGCCCCCTCAGGCCGGAGCTTCCCTCCGTCGATCACCTCCCATTTCAACTGACACAGCTGGGACATCCCCAGGGGTGCCGTCACCCCTCCCCCACCGAGCACAGGCCTGGGGCACGGGCGGCCAATCGATAAATCCGGCAAAGGCCGACAGCTATGACTGACCCAAACAACACTGGGGGCGGTTCTGTCTTATTTTAGGGGCGCAAAGCATCCTCAGACCCAGAACTTTGAGAACGTCTCACAACCGGGACCCCGAGAGCTTTacaagtttacaaagcactttatgaacATGACCCTGATCCTACAAAAACCATCTGGGGCTGGTAACAGGGATATGATTGTTCCCGTTTTTCAggtggaaaaactgaggctcaaggaggcATGTGAACAGGCCCGTAGCCTAAAGCACCTGCCCCTACCAGGCAGTGCTCGTGGTGCAGGGAAACTGACCTCCACCCCCCACAGCCACTGCCGCCGACAGACCCAAGGCcttgaggaggagggaggaacccCAGAGACAGAGGCGGTGGCAGAGAAACGCTGGCCCGTAGGGCCTCGAGAAGGCTGCAGAGCAGGACTGCCTTCCCTGAGGGTTAGCCTGGggcccaccccccccccccccccccaccgctGCCAAGCCTGGCCCCGACCATGCCCCTGCCGAGCCGTACCTGAGCAGGATCTGGGCCGGCGACTTCTCGTACTTCTTGGCCAGCTCGAGGACGAGCGGCTCCTCCAGCAAGACCGGCTCCAGTGGGTCTCGCCAGGCTCGGTCCGAGGAGCCCAGGGGGCTGTAGGCCGTCACCTCCAGCCCCGACTTGTGGCAATGAGCAATGAGCTCATTCTGGGCCAGGTAAGGGTGGCTCTCCACCTTATTTGGAGAATACAGAGTTGGTGGGCAGTGATCTGGACAGCCCGGACCCTGGGACACGTGCAGCTTATCATCTTCTCATCCCATTGTCTGCACCAGGGCCCCGGCCCCAAAGCCCGGGGGTCTTCTGCCCCCAAACCCAGGGCCCCCTCCCCCAAAGCCTGGGGTGCCCCCAGCTCCCGCAGCCTCCGTGGCCAGCCTGGGCTCACCTGGAGCACCGCAGGGCGCACGGTGGCGACGCTGAGAATGTCGTCAATCTGGCGGCTGTTGAAGTTGGAGAGCCCCAGCGCTCGCACCAGCCCCTTGGCCACCAGCGCCTCCATCGCCTTCCAGGTCTCATTGTAGTGGATGGTGTCGTAGCGTATAGTGCCGTCGGCGTTCTTGGGGAAGGGGTTGTCCCCCCGCCTGTGGATGGGATGGTCCCCTGCCTTTGGCCTTCTCTGAGCCCCCTCCCCAGCCCTTCTGACCCTCAGTGACCCACCCATGGTGCCCGGCCCAGCTCACAAGCCCCAGGGCCGTCCCGGGGAACACCTGGGTGCAGGCCCCCCTTCCCTGCTCACTCAAAGCCATGGGGCCAGTGCATCAGGTAGAGGTCCAGATACTGCAGCTGCAGGTCAGCCAGGGTCTTCCTGAGGGCGGGCTCCACGTCTTCCGGCTGGTGCTTCGTGTTCCACAGCTTGGAGGTCACAAACACATCTTCCCGGGAAATGGTCTGTATGTGAGGGGGGTGTTGTCAGGGTGGGGGTAATAATCAGTGGGGTGGAGGCTTAGCAGGAGGTAGCAGCAGCTTAATGGAGGCCAGTAAGGGGTAACCAGTGAGGCGGGGGGCCCAACAGGGTCGGAGCCCAGCTGGGGGGGTTAGTGAGGTGGGGGTCCAGCTTGGGGAGGGCCTAGTGGGGGGGCTTAGCCAGGGGGGATCCAGCTGGAGTGGTAACCAGTAGAGTGGGGGCCTAGTGGGAGGGCCCAGCAGGGGGGCCAGCTTGGTGGGGGCCCAGGGAGGGATCCCTAGAGCAGACCTCACTCACCTTGCCAGGCCCCACACTGTCCTTCAAGGCCTCCCCAATCTCCACCTCGTTGCCGTAGATGGCGGCACAGTCGATGTGCCGGTAGCCAACGCTCAGAGCGTACTTGACAGCTGCCTTCACCTGTCGGGGAGAGTCCAGAATGGGAAAAGATGGGGGGCCGGCACCCCTGCTTAGAGAGAACATGTCTCCTCAGACTGCCCCGGGGGCTCCTTTGCAGGACCTCTCCctgagcctcactttccccatctagGAATGGGGATGGGGAAGCCGGACACTCCCGCATTCTTAGTGAACTGCTCAGACCACAGAAGGGGCTCCAATGGCTCCCTTTCCCACCTCAGAGGAAGGGGAACCCCGAGGATGAACCATGGAGGTGGCGGGGCCGCCTGCTCTCCCATCTCCGTTAGCCCCATCAGATTCATTCCGCTCACCCCCAGGGCCCAGGGAGCTGATGCCTGTAACCTTGGCTCACTGGCAGAGCCTGGGCCCAGGCAGGTTTCCTGCCCGAGCAGGCGGGATTGGGGCCACCCATGGTAACTCTCAGCAGCCCCTTGGAGCTCTCAgtccctctgccccctcccccgtGTCTTAACTACACTTACAAGTGACATGGCCCTTTAAGGCTCAGGCTCCCAAACTTTATAacttcatccccattttacagttggaggagctgaggctcagagagggaaagggCAGGAAGCCAGCACACAGCCACTAGGCCAGGCCcatcctcccaccccttccccccagcTTCCCAGTCCTTCTGGATAGCGGCTGCCTCAGCCAGAGCCCTTCCGATGCATTCTTCCCTTCCCTGTCTGTTTCCTGGGTGCTGTACCCCTCACTAGGGCCCGTGGCTCCTCGTCTGCAAGATTAGGGGCACCATCTGCTGGCAGGGCCCCCCACGGGCAGGGAGGAGAGGAACCTGAGGAGCACCAAGggctctctccccctcccccacaatgCTAAACTGAAAAGTGAAAGCTGAGCTCTCTGGGCTGGGCAAGCAGCTCCCCACTGCCCAACGTACCCAGGGCGTACCCAGGGAGCAGGTGCCCGCTTCCGCCtcgcccacccccaccccttccctaatGCTGGGATTATAGAACAGGTTTGGTACCTGGGCGCCAAGTCTCAGGAACACTGgctgaagggggaggggaggaggcacTGAGGCAACGGGGTCTGTGCCCGTCACCAGCAGGGCTCTGGGGGCCTGGAGCCTTGTCCTctgcccccttccctctccccaggcTGCCTAAGTCCGACTGCTCTGGAGCAGGGCCACCCACCACCAGGCTCCCCTCTTTTTTCCTGACAAAGTCCCCTCTGCCTCAGCTGGCCCAAGTTCCCAGCTGTGCAGTCGGGCACTCACTGCCTCCAACCTGCCCCCTCCCCGGCCCTCCCAGGGCTAAGACTCATCAGTTTGCCCTCTAAGCCCATTTCTCCCTCTGTGGAAGATTTCCCTCCTTCCACCATAAGGGGCTGTGGTGCACAACACAGAGTCTGCAGATGTTGGAGCCGCTCACAGATCTTGGAGCTGCTCACAGGCCCCGGAGCTGCTCACAGACCTTGGAGCCGCTCACAGACCTCGGAGCCGCTTGCAGGCCTCCGACAAGCTTTCCCAGGCCCCTACTCAGAGGCTCACCGGCCGCCCGGCCCAGGGATGCTTGCTGGCCGTTTTCTGGGGGCTGTTCTCAGCAAAGCCTATGATGCTCAGGAGGGCGGGGCCAAGTGCTCCCCTACTCTTCCTTGTTGACTCCCCCCCATTCCCCCCAGCACCCAGCCCAGTCCCACCTGCCCAGGCTCACTCTTCCAGGTACCCAGCCCCAGGAGAGGCATCTTCTGTCCAGTGTGGAGGACCACGAAGGTCGCCATCGTTGTCTGAAACACAGGAAAGAGAGAGCTCGACACATGCCTTCCCAACAGTGCTGGTCCTGTGGCTGGGGAAGGGACAGAGCCCCAGAAACTAACATGACATCCACCACCTTGTCAGCGAGTACAATCTACTCccaccttcttttcttcctttttcattcagttttttgTATTTGAGGGATGGGTTAGAAGGTGGAAAGGAAGAGTCCGAAAAACTTAGAAGAGAGCTATAgtgaggggcagctgggtggtgcagtggagagagcaccagccctgaagtcaggaggacttcctgggaagttcaaatcagacctcagagacttaacacttcctggttgtgtgacccctggcaagtcacttaaccccaattgcctcagagggaaaaaaaggagctACAGTGAAGAGGGCAGGATAAGAAAGGGGGGTGGCTGGTGGACACATTCCCAAGAGATCCAGAGCCTCAGTATTTGGGAAACGAGGAGGCATCTGGGGACAGGCCTTGTTTTGTCCCAGTTCCCTGTGGCTTCCCCTGGTCACCCCACAATGAAAACGGAGCCCGAGATGGAAGATCCCTCAGACCCCATTTTACTAATTAGGAATCAATGGCCAATGTCACAAGGGTAGGAAGCTGCCGTCAGGATGAGGGTGCAGTGGTGAGAAGCATGCAGCCCCCATAACCTACAACCCTGTAGCTCGCCCCAACCCTTAAATCCTCCAGGAGTGAGTCAATGtagggagagatggaaaaaggcATTAGGTACGGAGTCAAGGCTGGGACCTGGACAGATgtgtggcacagcagatagagcactgggctagGGCTCCAGAAGAccccttttcctgagttcaagcatggcctcagacacttattaactgtgagaccctggacaagtcacttgaccctttgtgcctcagtttcctcatttgtaaaataagctggagaaggaaatggccaacccctgccaagaaaatcccaaatggggccatccCTTTCTTGTCTGGGGGTGAGGGAAGCAGGCTCCTCGGGGAGGGTACAACCGCAGCTCCTCTGAGGGGGTGATGGGGCTCGGGTAAGGATGGGGATGCATCCCCTGGGACTAGGATTAAGTGAGCCGTGTGTCCTCTCAGCACCAGATCCTCACTTCCATATTGTTAGATAAATAGGCCACATGTTAAAGCTCGTTAGGACGTAAGCTGCCAGAGGATGGGGATCCTGCTCCCTCTCCCCTCTATGGGTGCTTAGCAGGGTGTGAGCCCTAAGCACCTCAGGCTTCTAGCAATGTGGCTTCCCGAAGGGATGCAGAGGAAGGGTGGAGTGTGGAGCCCGAGAACCCAGAGACCCGCTAGGGTCCAGTCCCGGCCCTGCTGCTGTCTCTAGGTGCGGCCTCCAGCTCCATGTCCAGAGGGAAGTCCCCAAGTGGCCGGGGCTGCTTCAGGAGCTGGCGGAAACCCCTATGTGGAGGTCTCCAGGGACTGGATGACCACGTTAGGAGACTCCAGCCCAATTTAGCTGTGTCATCCTgactcattcccttccctttgtGAAGGAAGGGCTGGGGGACTCCTGGGTCGAGCAGGGCAAGAGGGAGAGGAGGATCCTACAGGTTGAACCTCTTGGGATTCTGTTACCCCAAGAAAGGTTCTAGAATTACAGctagaaagaagggggaggggagacacCCGAGAACCACCCTCTCACCTGGAGAGGTAGTGCCTAGGTCCTAGGGCAGAGCAAGGTGCGGAAAGCTCTGAGCCGCACCTGGAGCATTACCCACCGGCACGGCCCGGGATGTAGGCGGGAGGAAAGGAGATGCTTCTCCAAGAAGTCTTTCCGCCCTTCCCCCCAGATGCTGGGTGCCCGTGCCCAGAAGTCTCCCTGCCGTTGCAGGACTCCCACCTGTTGCTGTTCCTGAGAGCCTCCCCGGCTGGGGCCTCGGAAGTGCCTCACCCCGAGGCTCCAGGCCCCCTTTTCTGAGCTATCCCAgtcccttggggggggggggcgctcaCCCGCAGCTGATTCTCCTGCCTCCGGGCCATCCCCTCCCCGCGTCGGCCTTCAAGGCTCAGGCCCCACCCTCCCGATTCGCTCGGATCCGGCCGAGACTAGCTTTCCTTCAGAACCTGCCCGGGGGAGAGCGCGGGGAGCCTCCCGGAGCCAGCTAAGGGTGGGAGGGCGGGGGCAGCGGTCCCCCG
This window contains:
- the AKR1A1 gene encoding aldo-keto reductase family 1 member A1 isoform X1; protein product: MRGASRLSTPASGSSSGRLQAPRKEKSPGCGPCKSLRAPSPGLSPPERSCRESSVSGRNQTTMATFVVLHTGQKMPLLGLGTWKSEPGQVKAAVKYALSVGYRHIDCAAIYGNEVEIGEALKDSVGPGKTISREDVFVTSKLWNTKHQPEDVEPALRKTLADLQLQYLDLYLMHWPHGFERGDNPFPKNADGTIRYDTIHYNETWKAMEALVAKGLVRALGLSNFNSRQIDDILSVATVRPAVLQVESHPYLAQNELIAHCHKSGLEVTAYSPLGSSDRAWRDPLEPVLLEEPLVLELAKKYEKSPAQILLRWQVQRKVICIPKSITPSRILQNIQVFDFALTPEEMKQMGALNKNWRYIVPMITMGEKRVPRDAGHPLYPFNEPF
- the AKR1A1 gene encoding aldo-keto reductase family 1 member A1 isoform X2: MARRQENQLRTTMATFVVLHTGQKMPLLGLGTWKSEPGQVKAAVKYALSVGYRHIDCAAIYGNEVEIGEALKDSVGPGKTISREDVFVTSKLWNTKHQPEDVEPALRKTLADLQLQYLDLYLMHWPHGFERGDNPFPKNADGTIRYDTIHYNETWKAMEALVAKGLVRALGLSNFNSRQIDDILSVATVRPAVLQVESHPYLAQNELIAHCHKSGLEVTAYSPLGSSDRAWRDPLEPVLLEEPLVLELAKKYEKSPAQILLRWQVQRKVICIPKSITPSRILQNIQVFDFALTPEEMKQMGALNKNWRYIVPMITMGEKRVPRDAGHPLYPFNEPF
- the AKR1A1 gene encoding aldo-keto reductase family 1 member A1 isoform X3; this encodes MATFVVLHTGQKMPLLGLGTWKSEPGQVKAAVKYALSVGYRHIDCAAIYGNEVEIGEALKDSVGPGKTISREDVFVTSKLWNTKHQPEDVEPALRKTLADLQLQYLDLYLMHWPHGFERGDNPFPKNADGTIRYDTIHYNETWKAMEALVAKGLVRALGLSNFNSRQIDDILSVATVRPAVLQVESHPYLAQNELIAHCHKSGLEVTAYSPLGSSDRAWRDPLEPVLLEEPLVLELAKKYEKSPAQILLRWQVQRKVICIPKSITPSRILQNIQVFDFALTPEEMKQMGALNKNWRYIVPMITMGEKRVPRDAGHPLYPFNEPF